GAcggttatattatattatattcatcgaacagcaacaacaaataaatcactctctgctcttgattgaaaagcttttgtaactctTACAAAGAatcatctttaatttatacagtctaATATGCAAtgccattttacattttattattttaatcaatttctgtacctaaaaactaatgctagacttACTTAAAAAACTgcaaatcactgtttattttatgtgtatctttactctattgtatctatttgtgctgttgcttgtagttagaattttattttatttatttttattttatttttccataaaCACAGCACATACCGAtctgtaccgaaaccgtgactctaaaaccgtgaaacaaactgaaaaagtgaaaaagtttaACCGTTCCCCTACTACGAAAAATACTCTAGCCACTATTctgattaaataattttaatattatattatcttaaattgatttaaattgctaataataataatatgccatTATATTTGTTCACAAATGTTGTTGGTCCATCAAAATtcaacaaaaacttattttttgacaAGCATACTTACAAGAGCATACATACAAGAGAGGCTTTAGCTCCACTTTAAACATTAAGCTTTAAACACTTCCTGTGCTTTTTTGTTTAGCTCATCTCAACATTCCTTTCTAATTATAATTATGTTGTGTGTTAAAACAATATTGTAACATCAGGTGATGTGGAACCAGATTTAGCAGGCTGGTAGGAAAACTTAGACTCAGGTGTTTACAGACAGCTTACAAAGAGGGCTGTTAAAGTGACTACAGAGCAGTTTCACATCCTCTGCCTTCTCAAACATCTTACAAAGACACAGTTTGTCAGATTTTGTTGAGGAAACATGGGCACATTATCTCTTGTCCTGCTCTTGCTTTCAGTCCAGTGGTCCTGGGCTCAGGAAGACCCTCTTCTGCCTTTCTCTGAACACCTGGACCCCGAGCACAAGGTGCGGCTGAAGTGGGGATTTGATGAGATCCAGGGCACAATCTTGTTCGAGCTTACTGTCAACACCAGCGGCTGGGTCGGTTTTGGCTTCAGCCCGAAAGGAGGAATGACTGGAGCCGATATCGTCATTGGAGGAGTCGGACCTGGAGGCAGTTTCTTCACGGTAAAGACTGATAACTGTCAAAGTCACCTACAGTGACATTACaactaattttatattattttgatattttgttcttttcttttattcataTGTATTTCATTCGTAACTCTAATATGTGAGTCTTATAATTGGGTTGGAATGTAAGATCATTTAGaagttgatattttatttcaatctGTGAAGGTGCTTCAAGCTATTTTGTAATAAACTAGACATTAAAATTACCTGGATACTGTAAAACAGcctttatgagtgtgtgtattcTGGCCTTAACCAGGCATTTCCAGTTAGTTACCTGTTATGTGTAAACAAATGATGTAGAACATATCACAAAAACATGTTGTTATGAGAAAAAATATACACAGTTTGTCATTAATTTTGTTCAGGACCGTCATGCTGGGGGTAACTCAATGCCTGTGATTGACCAGCAACAGAACTACAAACTCTTGTCTCTGACCGAGTCTGACGGGAAAACAGTCATGAAGTTTCAGAGGTCCATCGGTTCCTGTGATGAAAATGACTTACCCATCACTGTgagtcctggaacaacattcccacactaatgttaaaaagtttggggtcagtcatttttgggatgaaatatttttttcaaacacccCATTAACAAAAAAGAAATTGTGAGGATTGGAGAATGGTCAGTATTAgatatttttaaagggatagttcacccaaaaatgaaaatttgatgtttatctgcttaccccccgggcatccaagatgtaggttactttgtttcttcagatttttgcttgttttgcttCTCAGATTTataactcaaaccattgcagtctgtcagtcatataatgtaagtaAATGGGAATCAAgtttttgagagtcaaaaaacatccacaaacaaaatcaaattaaatcttaaattaaaattaaaacttaaatatgttATTTCATGACCCACAACAAATAATGTAATAACACTTGACACCTACAGTGAACAGGTTGGATAAATGTACTGTTTGTTCCTGGAACACATCCTgctctacaaataaacagaacacgGAATTCACACAATGTAAGACACACTCTGGGACAATGAAGTCTGTATTGACCCTGTTTTGTTTAGGGACCCTCAGTTGTACTTAAAACCCCTTAAACAGATGAACTGAGAAGAGAGAAAGGCTAGATCAGAACGGACagctaaagagtttttttttttttttttggttcagatTTTCCAGCTGCTATCTGCAGATCAGGTGTTTTTGAATGCCTATCAATGACTGTCTTTTGTTTTAATTGCATGATCAGAATCTCCCCATGAAGCTGATCTATGCGTATGGCCAGACTGATGACATCATGTACCACAGCACCCGAAGAGGAACGAAGGAGCTGAACCTGTTGAAGTACATGCCTCGGGTCAACCCTCCAAACAGCAGCTTTTTTGACATAACTATGGTCAATGTAAGaaagttttgttttgctttatttactTTAGTCAATTTCAGAAAatagccaatttttttttaataatatataaaagatTTAACTTGGTGTGATGAATAAAGAGACAAGCAGTCTTACATGTTAAGGTTAATATTTGTCCTAACAGGCTGTTAACattttgcattaatattaattttgGAGATACAAATCCAGCTACTAAACATGTTGTGCATTATGTATTAAACACAAAAACGCTCCCTCTGACTGCAAATGTATGAGAATTATAGTTTTCAGTGAGAACAGAAAATGTTGTCGTGATGTATCAAGTTAGAATAAGGTGCTttgattaagaaaaaaataatttgaaaccaCTTTAGACTAGACTATAATGTTTCTATTATAATTGTTCACTTGTAAGAGTGaattaatggaatagttcacccaaaaatagcaTTGTCAAAAATTGCCATCGCTAATGCCTACTCTACTTTGAGTTAcagtaatgattattttaatcatatttgcaaaaacATCTgtcttaatttattaattaaattatatttacaatcATTTCAGTTCACTGTACCAGCCAACCAAACCCACTATCACTGCAAGATCGTGAGAGCCCCGACATTTGATCGCAAACAGCACATTTACCGTGTAAGTAGTTCTATGaacttcacacacacaatctatccTGATCTATCCAATGATCTGTCATCTTCATTACCAATTTACTTTCATTATGTCCAGATTGAGCCGGTGATCACAAACCGTGACCTTGTGCATCATCTGCTGCTGTACCGCTGCCCTCCGAGTGTGACGGAGCCGTTTGAGGCGGAGTGTTACACATCGTTAAGAACTAACTTGTGTATGGAGACCACTGCAGTGTGGGGAGTTGGTGGAGGGGTTAGTCCCTGTTCTGCATCAGACAtcatacatttcatttcttcGTTATTTGTATACTTTTAAAATGATCAATTTAAATCTTGGTTGCAATGACTTAAGATTTCTGGATTCTATGAGTGATCAAAAAATATTTCGGTTTCATATCCTTTTCTTtcaggcttttgaatttcctgaagTGGCAGGACTTCCAATTGGAGGAAATGTTGGTGGTTTTCTCTACAGGCTTGAAGTGCATTACAACAACCCAAATAAAAGTGCAGGTCGGTCAGCACCTTGGTTTTCAATGTTAAATATCTAATTTAAGGTGCTTGGAATTATAAAACactacattattatatattttcccTGCACAGGTCGAGTTGATAACTCAGGTCTGCGATTCTATTACACATCTGAACTCCGTCAGCACGATGCAGCTGTTTTGGGGACAGGGCTTGCGGTGACCCCTGGGTACGCCATCCCACCCAAAGCCAAATCCTTCCTCACATATGGCCTGTGTGACACTGCTTATATTCCAGAGGTTTGTATGTATGTTTATCTACTCTCACTCTCACGATCAGATTCAGCAGATGACGGGATGATCTGTTGTGTTCTGTGTTCTACAGGTTCTGCAGACGCCACATGATCTTCAGGTGTTCTCTGCCATGCTGCACACACACTTAGCTGGACGCAAGGTGCGAGTCGGACACTTCAGGTAAATGTTTTAAACGCTTGATTGTTTTTTACCAATAACTCTCCAAAAGagttcacaaatgtttttttaaatagtattcacactcatgtcattccaaacctgtgctTTTCTTTCTTATGTGTTAAATAAAAGATCAGTAAAAAGTTCATGCTGTTTTTGcccgtaataataataataaatatgattattattattattagtagtagtagtactagtATTAAATTGGAACAGCTAGCAGTGTGCCAGTGGTTTTCCCATTTTACTAATGACACAAAGTACCATAAAAGTAGaccatataatattaatatttatattaatgttaaGATTTATAATTTCCATAGCTCACTTTACAATCATTGAACGAAAAAACTGCCAATACAAATGAAAGAACAGTATCAACTAACATAATGGCATTATATATCAGTAtacacattttcagcaaatactTTTTTTGGGGGTTAACTATTCCTTCAAATGTTCAGACTGTTGTCTATTTCAGAGGGGGAAAACAGATTGACTTGTTAGCTGTGGATGAAAACTATGATTTTGAATACCAGGATGTGATGAACTTGGGCAAAACTAAGACAGTGAAGTTGGTAAGTGTGAAATGATTTGAACCATTGAACAACTTGCAGTGCTGTTTAGTTTACAGTGATTTTAAtcataaatactgtatcaaatatATGCACTGCACAATACCATACATCACACTGATATGTTATCCAAGCTAAAAACTTAACTGAAAAGTTAGTTCATCAGTACATAATTATATAGTACACAATACACAGTACacaatattttttcagaaaaataaagATCTTTTTCGCTTTCCAGGGTGACAAACTGCTGGTGGAGTGCACTTATAACACTGAAAACCGCAGTACACTCACATGGGTTAGTTTTTTATACAGATATAATAACCTTTCTTAATGcattacatatattaaaaaaatcaaaaaaaaaatttttttggctCCCTGCAGGGGGGGCTCTCAACTTCAGATGAGATGTGTTTGGCCTTCCTCTTCTACTATCCAGCGATGAATCTGAGTGGCTGTATGAGTTTCCCGAATACAACAACTTTAAGATCTGAGATGGGAATGCCAAGTCCAAAGTAATCCACTTATACACACAAGCATCATCTAAATGTCATCCATGAATGCATTTAGCCCTAATAATGACCATGGCTTATATCTTATAATTGCAGTAACTGGCTCATCTTAATGTCCAACAAAACCTGGAATGACACGTCTATCAATCAATACCAACAAACACTAAAGAGAATCAACCAGCTCGTCATAATTACGGATTCATTTGTAAGTGTCCACACCATACATCAATCTCTTGCTTTTCTAAGTTGTTAACACTtttctttgtgtttatttttccagaataacaTATCACGCAACACAGGTCTGATTCCTGACCTCAGTGTCATGCCGTCTGCACCCTGCATTAGCGGCTGTGCCACCAAAAGTCTTGCTTTGCTATCACTGCTCTTCTGTTTGGCAGTGCAGTTCATGCAAAAATACTACTGATGTAACTGGTTATTGTATTCATGTCAAAGATTAAAAGTCAATCAATCTAGATTAGGAGCTCCTGACCCTCACAGGTATAATAGTTTCAATAACCAAAAATCCTACATAATATACATTACTGTAATAACAAATCATATCAGGGAAATCAGGTTTCCCATGTTCCTGGAGATCTCAAGGAATGTCAAAAGTCTAATTTAGGGCCTAGAAAAAAACAGGTGTTTTGTTTTGATTCGTTCAAAAgtgtattacaaatatttaatggcttaaaaaaattctgaggcttgattttataatttataacatgTTTTCAATGTCTCAATTCAGATGTACTGGGATGTTTTAGGAGAAAATGGGctataactgtaaaaaaaatgcttttattgaaATAATGATCAGCTTGggaattttaacatggggagtctatgggattgattCCCTTTTGCAGTCAGCTTCTAGCGGCCAGTTGACGAAaaacagtttaagtcacttctgtATGGGCttcaccagagagagagagagcatcataCGCCCAGAGAGACTTCAGATGACAAAACACATGCCTTGTGTAACCAAACCTACTCTGTAAGTAACCAACGATAGATGTTTTATAATACAACTCTTATAATACAAAAAACATATTAAGAGGTCACAACTACTGCTCCATGGTGATTAATTACCAAAGTTGGTTATTCTTTAATGCAATGTCAATAATGTTTATGCTTGTAATCAGATctatagattttttaaaaaatgcattaaaaatgaaattcaCCAATGACTTGATTGTTTCCCTTTTTTAACGAGCGTTAATTTTCTGTGAATTTTCTATTCGTTTTTGTGGGGCAAAGTAGAAACTGTTGGGTCTTTTAATGGAAGAACTAATTAAAAGgctgacattattattatattttaaatactcaAATAATAATGTCAgcataatattattttctttcttaaaaagAATAAGGGaagcaatatataaaatataacaaacaattcttaaaaaaaaagagataatttttttaatttcctgTAAAATCTGAGTATGAGTAAATGTATGCGATGTATGTAATGGGTATATTATGAGTGGTTCTTTTCTGGTCTAATTAaggtaatattacaatatatatttacttaaatatcTAAAACAATAAATTAACCAAATACTGAAAAATGATTGATGGAAATATAGAACCTCAATAAATCTTAAATATTGCATCAGCATAAACATTTTGGAAAAAACACACATTCTTACAAAATAGAGACAATGTTTCAGCTTTTTTGTAAAatccatatttatttatgatttacaaAAGCCTATGTAACAAccattaaaatgaatcaaatgaattcatctttaacctaaaatgaaaacatgactgtgtgtgtttatatgtcagTTTATGTTTCTCAAAGTGGCAAAAAAGGAAGGATATTGACATTATCCTTATGCATCATTTGATTTATGAAGTCTGTTCTCTGGAAAATTATTTACACGGGCACCAACAGGTCTAGACTATGAATGAAAAGATGCATTTGCTTCAAAAAGAAGAGACACACCAGATcctccatttaaataaacatctgCAATACTGTGTGCTGAGGGAAGCCAAACAGCGGATAGTGGCCTATGGTGTTTAAATCGCACGTTTGTCACTCACTCATCAAATTTAACCTGCAGATTCTATCCTGACTTATAAAAACAAACTAATCTGTCACTATTTCAAGAAGGTTCAAAGAAATTCCTGTTAATTAAAAGGCTCCTGCGTCTCATTTCCACAAACCTCTTTATTTAAATCAgatctttttaacattatactacCATCACACTTTGCTTCACCAACATCAGCTGGCTACTTTGTCACGTCATCGGTTTCATTTAAACACAAAAACTCCTTAAGTTTTATGAAAGTGGTAAACCTCAGCGCTTACGGAATGACAGACTTCCAGATGGTGCTGTAAAATATGACTACATCCTCAAAGGAAATTCACAAATGGTGCTAACAAGTTTATGAGAGCTCATTTCggagcaaaattattttaatgcagaCACGAGACTGGCAGAAAGGTGCCTGAGTTTCCATAAACGCGGAAGAACcagcttgaaaaataaaaataataaactgtgacaaaacaacGTAAGTTGTAAGCCTCCTATGTAGGTTTCGTTCACGCGCTACTGTTGATTTGTtcaataaaatatagaaaacaatGCGGACCCCTGTTATGTACTCAAGAGTGGTTTACATTTTTCTATTATATCGGCACTTAACTTTCAAAAGAAAAATAGTGAAAAGATGTAGAAAGAGAATAAAATAACACCATAAAATATCCCacattactaaaataaaactattaaatgaGCATAGAATGTGTCAATTTCTGAATTTCATAAACAAAAATATCACCCCTTCATGTCATTTCAGTTttcttattaatataattaaaagaatTTACAGTGCTTTATTATAATATATCTTTTGAGGGAATTTAGGAATATCGTCCCGTATTGCAGCTAAAACCCAAAAAGAACATTTGGGAATGACTGGGAAGCCACAGCTGgatgtgttctgtgtgtgttttttccacGGATGGGTCACATATTGGCAATTAGTCCTACTTGGGTTCTTCACTACTGCTTTACGTTCAGTTCGTTCTCCAGTTCCATCAGCTTTCGGGACGCTTTCATTTTATTCGACACTTCCTTTCCCTCTGAGAAGAGTCTCTGGCGCTCCTTAAACGTCATGTTCTCTGGAGCTCCTCCTATTGTGTTCTCCTGATCGGGGCCGCTGCAATTGAGCAATCATTTGTTATTAAATGCAGTATTCATAAAAACaattatcctgaaaaaaaaaaatgcgatCATTTATCCATCCTGTGTCATTCCAGACCTGTGCAACTTATTTTTGTGGAATACAAAAGGATAGAAAACGTATCAAAATTCATCGATTTCATTAAATACGTCACATCAAATTGTATCATGCCAGATTGGATGTTATGATGTAAAAAAATCACTGACAGCAAAATCCGGCACAGAACTAAATTAAATGCAGATTTGAGAATTAAAAGAGTTCAGACTTTACTTTGCACAAAGTTATTATGTAGCATCAGAGGACTTGATATATAGCACAAATACAGTCAAACAGACTACTTCTGTGgtactttaaaggtgtttttgtctcatttttgAAGCTCGACAGTTCCAGTCCCCATTATATAAAAAGGATCTTCTGCTAAACATCACCTTTTGTGTtcctcagtttaaaaaaaatctaattatgtacaggtttggaacaacatgacggtcagtaaatgatgactgaagtttatttttaggtgaactatccgttTAAACAAAGCACAGATAAATGTCCCAAGTAGACGGGTTCTTCTATGTTTGGGTGGTTCTTCTAACACAACCAAAGCTGTGAGCTCAGAGTTTGATGAAGGGATAATGTTTGTGGAAGCTTAATGAAAAACATCATAGCTTAAAGTCCAACCCCTGCATGGCATCTTTAGTTTCTATGCATCATATAAGCACAAACATTTTGGGTTTCAAGACACATTCAAGATGCATGAGTGTGTTTCTCACCCTTTCGTCCACTTCTCTCGCAGGTCCTTGTAAACCTCTCCTGATCCTAGTCCTGTTGTGCTTCCAGTGTATGAATTAAATcctgttttatttttgtcaaatggTAAAAAACAATGTGAATTTCACAAGAAACATCAATGTAATTTTTAAGAGCGATTAGC
The genomic region above belongs to Carassius carassius chromosome 18, fCarCar2.1, whole genome shotgun sequence and contains:
- the LOC132092186 gene encoding DBH-like monooxygenase protein 2 homolog; translated protein: MGTLSLVLLLLSVQWSWAQEDPLLPFSEHLDPEHKVRLKWGFDEIQGTILFELTVNTSGWVGFGFSPKGGMTGADIVIGGVGPGGSFFTDRHAGGNSMPVIDQQQNYKLLSLTESDGKTVMKFQRSIGSCDENDLPITNLPMKLIYAYGQTDDIMYHSTRRGTKELNLLKYMPRVNPPNSSFFDITMVNFTVPANQTHYHCKIVRAPTFDRKQHIYRIEPVITNRDLVHHLLLYRCPPSVTEPFEAECYTSLRTNLCMETTAVWGVGGGAFEFPEVAGLPIGGNVGGFLYRLEVHYNNPNKSAGRVDNSGLRFYYTSELRQHDAAVLGTGLAVTPGYAIPPKAKSFLTYGLCDTAYIPEVLQTPHDLQVFSAMLHTHLAGRKVRVGHFRGGKQIDLLAVDENYDFEYQDVMNLGKTKTVKLGDKLLVECTYNTENRSTLTWGGLSTSDEMCLAFLFYYPAMNLSGCMSFPNTTTLRSEMGMPSPNNWLILMSNKTWNDTSINQYQQTLKRINQLVIITDSFNNISRNTGLIPDLSVMPSAPCISGCATKSLALLSLLFCLAVQFMQKYY